The following proteins are co-located in the Fimbriimonadia bacterium genome:
- the ubiE gene encoding bifunctional demethylmenaquinone methyltransferase/2-methoxy-6-polyprenyl-1,4-benzoquinol methylase UbiE gives MSVATRDRPWQTTGEARSSYVRTMFSDIAPVYDLINTVMTAGSHRRWRRQAVRLLPLIPGERALDLCCGTGDFAFDLKAAGAGLVLGVDFAQPMLTIAKRKSAGTALRWAMADALRLPLADGSVHAITVGWGLRNMADIPAGLREMHRVLADGGRFVVLDIARPNGLLARPARFYFYRVVPLIGAALGWKSAYTYLPNSLDHFPDRVELKRLTLEAGFREAETHDLAFGMLTVLRGVK, from the coding sequence ATGTCTGTGGCGACCCGAGACAGGCCGTGGCAAACGACGGGGGAGGCGCGTAGCTCCTACGTCCGAACCATGTTCTCGGACATCGCCCCGGTCTACGACCTCATCAACACGGTCATGACGGCTGGCTCCCACCGGCGTTGGCGCCGCCAAGCCGTTCGACTTCTTCCGCTCATCCCAGGAGAGCGCGCCCTCGATCTCTGTTGTGGTACCGGCGACTTCGCCTTCGATCTGAAGGCAGCGGGTGCCGGTCTGGTGCTCGGCGTGGACTTCGCGCAGCCCATGCTCACCATCGCCAAGCGCAAATCGGCGGGAACGGCACTGCGCTGGGCCATGGCGGATGCTCTCCGTCTCCCGCTCGCTGACGGCAGCGTGCACGCCATCACCGTCGGCTGGGGGCTGAGGAACATGGCAGACATCCCCGCAGGCCTCCGTGAGATGCACCGGGTGCTCGCCGATGGCGGCCGCTTCGTGGTATTGGACATCGCCCGTCCCAATGGACTGCTCGCTCGCCCCGCCCGGTTCTACTTCTATCGCGTGGTGCCGCTCATCGGCGCAGCGCTGGGCTGGAAGAGTGCGTACACTTACCTGCCCAACTCGCTCGACCACTTTCCCGATCGCGTGGAGTTGAAACGGCTCACCCTCGAAGCAGGCTTTCGCGAGGCAGAAACGCACGACCTGGCCTTCGGGATGCTCACCGTATTGCGAGGCGTGAAGTGA